Proteins co-encoded in one Populus trichocarpa isolate Nisqually-1 chromosome 10, P.trichocarpa_v4.1, whole genome shotgun sequence genomic window:
- the LOC18109220 gene encoding elongation factor 1-alpha isoform X6, giving the protein MGKEKTHINIVVIGHVDSGKSTTTGHLIYKLGGIDKRVIERFEKEAAEMNKRSFKYAWVLDKLKAERERGITIDIALWKFETTRYYCTVIDAPGHRDFIKNMITGTSQADCAVLIIDSTTGGFEAGISKDGQTREHALLAFTLGVKQMICCCNKMDATTPKYSKARYDEIVKEVSSYLKKVGYNPDKIPFVPISGFEGDNMIERSTNLDWYKGPTLLDALDQIQEPKRPSDKPLRLPLQDVYKIGGIGTVPVGRVETGVIKPGMVVTFGPTGLSTEVKSVEMHHEALLEALPGDNVGFNVKNVAVKDLKRGFVASNSKDDPAREAANFTSQVIIMNHPGQIGNGYAPVLDCHTCHIAVKFAEILTKIDRRSGKELEKEPKFLKNGDAGMIKMIPTKPMVVETFSAYPPLGRFAVRDMRQTVAVGVIKSVEKKDPSGAKVTKSAAKKGAK; this is encoded by the exons ATGGGTAAAGAGAAGACTCACATCAACATCGTGGTCATTGGCCATGTTGACTCTGGAAAGTCGACCACCACTGGCCACTTGATTTATAAGCTTGGAGGTATTGACAAGCGTGTCATTGAGAGGTTCGAGAAGGAAGCTGCTGAGATGAACAAGAGGTCATTCAAGTATGCCTGGGTGCTCGACAAGCTCAAGGCTGAGCGCGAGCGTGGAATTACCATTGATATTGCCCTGTGGAAGTTTGAGACCACCAGGTACTACTGCACTGTCATTGATGCCCCTGGACATCGTGACTTTATCAAGAACATGATTACTGGAACTTCCCAGGCTGACTGTGCCGTGCTTATCATTGATTCCACCACTGGTGGTTTCGAAGCTGGTATCTCCAAGGATGGCCAGACCCGTGAGCACGCACTCCTTGCCTTCACCCTTGGTGTGAAGCAAATGATCTGCTGCTGTAACAAG ATGGACGCCACCACTCCAAAGTACTCCAAGGCAAG GTATGATGAAATTGTCAAGGAAGTGTCCTCCTACTTGAAGAAGGTTGGTTACAACCCTGACAAGATTCCCTTTGTCCCAATCTCTGGATTTGAGGGTGACAACATGATTGAGAGGTCCACCAACCTTGACTGGTACAAGGGCCCAACACTCCTGGATGCCCTTGACCAGATCCAGGAGCCCAAGAGGCCCTCAGACAAGCCCCTCCGTCTCCCACTTCAGGATGTGTACAAGATTGGTGGTATCGGAACTGTCCCAGTGGGTCGTGTTGAAACTGGTGTCATCAAGCCCGGCATGGTTGTCACATTCGGTCCAACTGGACTGAGTACTGAAGTGAAGTCTGTTGAGATGCACCACGAGGCTCTCCTAGAGGCTCTTCCTGGTGACAATGTCGGGTTCAATGTTAAGAATGTAGCTGTTAAGGATCTGAAGCGTGGTTTTGTGGCCTCAAACTCCAAGGACGATCCTGCGAGGGAAGCTGCCAACTTCACCTCCCAGGTTATCATCATGAACCATCCTGGACAGATCGGAAACGGTTACGCTCCAGTCCTTGACTGCCACACCTGTCACATTGCTGTGAAGTTTGCTGAGATCCTCACCAAGATTGACAGGCGGTCTGGTAAGGAACTGGAGAAGGAGCCCAAGTTCCTGAAGAACGGTGATGCTGGTATGATCAAGATGATTCCCACCAAGCCCATGGTGGTGGAGACTTTCTCAGCGTATCCTCCACTTGGTCGTTTTGCTGTGAGGGACATGCGCCAGACCGTTGCTGTGGGAGTTATCAAGAGCGTGGAGAAGAAGGATCCCTCTGGTGCTAAGGTGACCAAATCTGCTGCCAAGAAGGGTGCCAAGTGA
- the LOC18109220 gene encoding elongation factor 1-alpha isoform X2, with translation MGKEKTHINIVVIGHVDSGKSTTTGHLIYKLGGIDKRVIERFEKEAAEMNKRSFKYAWVLDKLKAERERGITIDIALWKFETTRYYCTVIDAPGHRDFIKNMITGTSQADCAVLIIDSTTGGFEAGISKDGQTREHALLAFTLGVKQMICCCNKMDATTPKYSKARYDEIVKEVSSYLKKVGYNPDKIPFVPISGFEGDNMIERSTNLDWYKGPTLLDALDQIQEPKRPSDKPLRLPLQDVYKIGGIGTVPVGRVETGVIKPGMVVTFGPTGLSTEVKSVEMHHEALLEALPGDNVGFNVKNVAVKDLKRGFVASNSKDDPAREAANFTSQVIIMNHPGQIGNGYAPVLDCHTCHIAVKFAEILTKIDRRSGKELEKEPKFLKNGDAGMIKMIPTKPMVVETFSAYPPLGRFAVRDMRQTVAVGVIKSVEKKDPSGAKVTKSAAKKGAK, from the exons ATGGGTAAAGAGAAGACTCACATCAACATCGTGGTCATTGGCCATGTTGACTCTGGAAAGTCGACCACCACTGGCCACTTGATTTATAAGCTTGGAGGTATTGACAAGCGTGTCATTGAGAGGTTCGAGAAGGAAGCTGCTGAGATGAACAAGAGGTCATTCAAGTATGCCTGGGTGCTCGACAAGCTCAAGGCTGAGCGCGAGCGTGGAATTACCATTGATATTGCCCTGTGGAAGTTTGAGACCACCAGGTACTACTGCACTGTCATTGATGCCCCTGGACATCGTGACTTTATCAAGAACATGATTACTGGAACTTCCCAGGCTGACTGTGCCGTGCTTATCATTGATTCCACCACTGGTGGTTTCGAAGCTGGTATCTCCAAGGATGGCCAGACCCGTGAGCACGCACTCCTTGCCTTCACCCTTGGTGTGAAGCAAATGATCTGCTGCTGTAACAAG ATGGACGCCACCACTCCAAAGTACTCCAAGGCAAGGTATGATGAAATTGTCAAGGAAGTGTCCTCCTACTTGAAGAAGGTCGGCTACAACCCTGACAAGATTCCCTTTGTCCCAATCTCTGGATTTGAGGGTGACAACATGATTGAGAGGTCCACCAACCTTGACTGGTACAAGGGCCCAACACTCCTGGATGCCCTGGACCAGATCCAGGAGCCCAAGAGGCCCTCAGACAAGCCCCTCCGTCTCCCACTTCAGGATGTGTACAAGATTGGTGGAATCGGAACTGTCCCAGTGGGTCGTGTTGAAACTGGTGTCATCAAGCCCGGCATGGTTGTGACATTCGGTCCAACTGGACTGAGTACTGAAGTCAAGTCTGTTGAGATGCACCACGAGGCTCTCCTAGAGGCTCTTCCTGGTGACAATGTCGGGTTCAACGTTAAGAATGTAGCTGTTAAGGATCTGAAGCGTGGTTTTGTGGCCTCAAACTCCAAGGATGATCCTGCGAGGGAAGCTGCCAACTTCACCTCCCAAGTTATCATCATGAACCATCCTGGACAGATCGGAAACGGTTACGCTCCAGTCCTTGACTGCCACACCTGTCACATTGCTGTGAAGTTTGCTGAGATCCTCACCAAGATTGACAGGCGGTCTGGTAAGGAACTGGAGAAGGAGCCCAAGTTCCTGAAGAACGGTGATGCTGGTATGATCAAGATGATTCCCACCAAGCCCATGGTGGTGGAGACTTTCTCAGCGTATCCTCCACTTGGTCGTTTTGCTGTGAGGGACATGCGCCAGACCGTTGCTGTGGGAGTTATCAAGAGCGTGGAGAAGAAGGATCCCTCTGGTGCCAAGGTGACCAAATCTGCTGCCAAGAAGGGTGCCAAGTAA
- the LOC18109220 gene encoding elongation factor 1-alpha isoform X7 → MGKEKTHINIVVIGHVDSGKSTTTGHLIYKLGGIDKRVIERFEKEAAEMNKRSFKYAWVLDKLKAERERGITIDIALWKFETTRYYCTVIDAPGHRDFIKNMITGTSQADCAVLIIDSTTGGFEAGISKDGQTREHALLAFTLGVKQMICCCNKMDATTPKYSKARYDEIVKEVSSYLKKVGYNPDKIPFVPISGFEGDNMIERSTNLDWYKGPTLLDALDQIQEPKRPSDKPLRLPLQDVYKIGGIGTVPVGRVETGVIKPGMVVTFGPTGLSTEVKSVEMHHEALLEALPGDNVGFNVKNVAVKDLKRGFVASNSKDDPAREAANFTSQVIIMNHPGQIGNGYAPVLDCHTCHIAVKFAEILTKIDRRSGKELEKEPKFLKNGDAGMIKMIPTKPMVVETFSAYPPLGRFAVRDMRQTVAVGVIKSVEKKDPSGAKVTKSAAKKGAK, encoded by the exons ATGGGTAAAGAGAAGACTCACATCAACATCGTGGTCATTGGCCATGTTGACTCTGGAAAGTCGACCACCACTGGCCACTTGATTTATAAGCTTGGAGGTATTGACAAGCGTGTCATTGAGAGGTTCGAGAAGGAAGCTGCTGAGATGAACAAGAGGTCATTCAAGTATGCCTGGGTGCTCGACAAGCTCAAGGCTGAGCGCGAGCGTGGAATTACCATTGATATTGCCCTGTGGAAGTTTGAGACCACCAGGTACTACTGCACTGTCATTGATGCCCCTGGACATCGTGACTTTATCAAGAACATGATTACTGGAACTTCCCAGGCTGACTGTGCCGTGCTTATCATTGATTCCACCACTGGTGGTTTCGAAGCTGGTATCTCCAAGGATGGCCAGACCCGTGAGCACGCACTCCTTGCCTTCACCCTTGGTGTGAAGCAAATGATCTGCTGCTGTAACAAG ATGGACGCCACCACTCCAAAGTACTCCAAGGCAAGGTATGATGAAATTGTCAAGGAAGTGTCCTCCTACTTGAAGAAGGTCGGCTACAACCCTGACAAGATTCCCTTTGTCCCAATCTCTGGATTTGAGGGTGACAACATGATTGAGAG GTCCACCAACCTTGACTGGTACAAGGGCCCAACACTCCTGGATGCCCTTGACCAGATCCAGGAGCCCAAGAGGCCCTCAGACAAGCCCCTCCGTCTCCCACTTCAGGATGTGTACAAGATTGGTGGTATCGGAACTGTCCCAGTGGGTCGTGTTGAAACTGGTGTCATCAAGCCCGGCATGGTTGTCACATTCGGTCCAACTGGACTGAGTACTGAAGTGAAGTCTGTTGAGATGCACCACGAGGCTCTCCTAGAGGCTCTTCCTGGTGACAATGTCGGGTTCAATGTTAAGAATGTAGCTGTTAAGGATCTGAAGCGTGGTTTTGTGGCCTCAAACTCCAAGGACGATCCTGCGAGGGAAGCTGCCAACTTCACCTCCCAGGTTATCATCATGAACCATCCTGGACAGATCGGAAACGGTTACGCTCCAGTCCTTGACTGCCACACCTGTCACATTGCTGTGAAGTTTGCTGAGATCCTCACCAAGATTGACAGGCGGTCTGGTAAGGAACTGGAGAAGGAGCCCAAGTTCCTGAAGAACGGTGATGCTGGTATGATCAAGATGATTCCCACCAAGCCCATGGTGGTGGAGACTTTCTCAGCGTATCCTCCACTTGGTCGTTTTGCTGTGAGGGACATGCGCCAGACCGTTGCTGTGGGAGTTATCAAGAGCGTGGAGAAGAAGGATCCCTCTGGTGCTAAGGTGACCAAATCTGCTGCCAAGAAGGGTGCCAAGTGA
- the LOC18109220 gene encoding elongation factor 1-alpha isoform X11, producing the protein MGKEKTHINIVVIGHVDSGKSTTTGHLIYKLGGIDKRVIERFEKEAAEMNKRSFKYAWVLDKLKAERERGITIDIALWKFETTRYYCTVIDAPGHRDFIKNMITGTSQADCAVLIIDSTTGGFEAGISKDGQTREHALLAFTLGVKQMICCCNKMDATTPKYSKARYDEIVKEVSSYLKKVGYNPDKIPFVPISGFEGDNMIERSTNLDWYKGPTLLDALDQIQEPKRPSDKPLRLPLQDVYKIGGIGTVPVGRVETGVIKPGMVVTFGPTGLSTEVKSVEMHHEALLEALPGDNVGFNVKNVAVKDLKRGFVASNSKDDPAREAANFTSQVIIMNHPGQIGNGYAPVLDCHTCHIAVKFAEILTKIDRRSGKELEKEPKFLKNGDAGMIKMIPTKPMVVETFSAYPPLGRFAVRDMRQTVAVGVIKSVEKKDPSGAKVTKSAAKKGAK; encoded by the exons ATGGGTAAAGAGAAGACTCACATCAACATCGTGGTCATTGGCCATGTTGACTCTGGAAAGTCGACCACCACTGGCCACTTGATTTATAAGCTTGGAGGTATTGACAAGCGTGTCATTGAGAGGTTCGAGAAGGAAGCTGCTGAGATGAACAAGAGGTCATTCAAGTATGCCTGGGTGCTCGACAAGCTCAAGGCTGAGCGCGAGCGTGGAATTACCATTGATATTGCCCTGTGGAAGTTTGAGACCACCAGGTACTACTGCACTGTCATTGATGCCCCTGGACATCGTGACTTTATCAAGAACATGATTACTGGAACTTCCCAGGCTGACTGTGCCGTGCTTATCATTGATTCCACCACTGGTGGTTTCGAAGCTGGTATCTCCAAGGATGGCCAGACCCGTGAGCACGCACTCCTTGCCTTCACCCTTGGTGTGAAGCAAATGATCTGCTGCTGTAACAAG ATGGACGCCACCACTCCAAAGTACTCCAAGGCAAGGTATGATGAAATTGTCAAGGAAGTGTCCTCCTACTTGAAGAAGGTCGGCTACAACCCTGACAAGATTCCCTTTGTCCCAATCTCTGGATTTGAGGGTGACAACATGATTGAGAGGTCCACCAACCTTGACTGGTACAAGGGCCCAACACTCCTGGATGCCCTGGACCAGATCCAGGAGCCCAAGAGGCCCTCAGACAAGCCCCTCCGTCTCCCACTTCAGGATGTGTACAAGATTGGTGGAATCGGAACTGTCCCAGTGGGTCGTGTTGAAACTGGTGTCATCAAGCCCGGCATGGTTGTGACATTCGGTCCAACTGGACTGAGTACTGAAGTCAAGTCTGTTGAGATGCACCACGAGGCTCTCCTAGAGGCTCTTCCTGGTGACAATGTCGGGTTCAACGTTAAGAATGTAGCTGTTAAGGATCTGAAGCGTGGTTTTGTGGCCTCAAACTCCAAGGATGATCCTGCGAGGGAAGCTGCCAACTTCAC CTCCCAGGTTATCATCATGAACCATCCTGGACAGATCGGAAACGGTTACGCTCCAGTCCTTGACTGCCACACCTGTCACATTGCTGTGAAGTTTGCTGAGATCCTCACCAAGATTGACAGGCGGTCTGGTAAGGAACTGGAGAAGGAGCCCAAGTTCCTGAAGAACGGTGATGCTGGTATGATCAAGATGATTCCCACCAAGCCCATGGTGGTGGAGACTTTCTCAGCGTATCCTCCACTTGGTCGTTTTGCTGTGAGGGACATGCGCCAGACCGTTGCTGTGGGAGTTATCAAGAGCGTGGAGAAGAAGGATCCCTCTGGTGCTAAGGTGACCAAATCTGCTGCCAAGAAGGGTGCCAAGTGA
- the LOC18109220 gene encoding elongation factor 1-alpha isoform X8: protein MGKEKSHINIVVIGHVDSGKSTTTGHLIYKLGGIDKRVIERFEKEAAEMNKRSFKYAWVLDKLKAERERGITIDIALWKFETTRYYCTVIDAPGHRDFIKNMITGTSQADCAVLIIDSTTGGFEAGISKDGQTREHALLAFTLGVKQMICCCNKMDATTPKYSKARYDEIVKEVSSYLKKVGYNPDKIPFVPISGFEGDNMIERSTNLDWYKGPTLLDALDQIQEPKRPSDKPLRLPLQDVYKIGGIGTVPVGRVETGVIKPGMVVTFGPTGLSTEVKSVEMHHEALLEALPGDNVGFNVKNVAVKDLKRGFVASNSKDDPAREAANFTSQVIIMNHPGQIGNGYAPVLDCHTCHIAVKFAEILTKIDRRSGKELEKEPKFLKNGDAGMIKMIPTKPMVVETFSAYPPLGRFAVRDMRQTVAVGVIKSVEKKDPSGAKVTKSAAKKGAK from the exons GTATTGACAAGCGTGTCATTGAGAGGTTCGAGAAGGAAGCTGCTGAGATGAACAAGAGGTCATTCAAGTATGCCTGGGTGCTCGACAAGCTCAAGGCTGAGCGCGAGCGTGGAATTACCATTGATATTGCCCTGTGGAAGTTTGAGACCACCAGGTACTACTGCACTGTCATTGATGCCCCTGGACATCGTGACTTTATCAAGAACATGATTACTGGAACTTCCCAGGCTGACTGTGCCGTGCTTATCATTGATTCCACCACTGGTGGTTTCGAAGCTGGTATCTCCAAGGATGGCCAGACCCGTGAGCACGCACTCCTTGCCTTCACCCTTGGTGTGAAGCAAATGATCTGCTGCTGTAACAAG ATGGACGCCACCACTCCAAAGTACTCCAAGGCAAG GTATGATGAAATTGTCAAGGAAGTGTCCTCCTACTTGAAGAAGGTTGGTTACAACCCTGACAAGATTCCCTTTGTCCCAATCTCTGGATTTGAGGGTGACAACATGATTGAGAGGTCCACCAACCTTGACTGGTACAAGGGCCCAACACTCCTGGATGCCCTTGACCAGATCCAGGAGCCCAAGAGGCCCTCAGACAAGCCCCTCCGTCTCCCACTTCAGGATGTGTACAAGATTGGTGGTATCGGAACTGTCCCAGTGGGTCGTGTTGAAACTGGTGTCATCAAGCCCGGCATGGTTGTCACATTCGGTCCAACTGGACTGAGTACTGAAGTGAAGTCTGTTGAGATGCACCACGAGGCTCTCCTAGAGGCTCTTCCTGGTGACAATGTCGGGTTCAATGTTAAGAATGTAGCTGTTAAGGATCTGAAGCGTGGTTTTGTGGCCTCAAACTCCAAGGACGATCCTGCGAGGGAAGCTGCCAACTTCACCTCCCAGGTTATCATCATGAACCATCCTGGACAGATCGGAAACGGTTACGCTCCAGTCCTTGACTGCCACACCTGTCACATTGCTGTGAAGTTTGCTGAGATCCTCACCAAGATTGACAGGCGGTCTGGTAAGGAACTGGAGAAGGAGCCCAAGTTCCTGAAGAACGGTGATGCTGGTATGATCAAGATGATTCCCACCAAGCCCATGGTGGTGGAGACTTTCTCAGCGTATCCTCCACTTGGTCGTTTTGCTGTGAGGGACATGCGCCAGACCGTTGCTGTGGGAGTTATCAAGAGCGTGGAGAAGAAGGATCCCTCTGGTGCTAAGGTGACCAAATCTGCTGCCAAGAAGGGTGCCAAGTGA
- the LOC18109220 gene encoding elongation factor 1-alpha isoform X1, with the protein MGKEKTHINIVVIGHVDSGKSTTTGHLIYKLGGIDKRVIERFEKEAAEMNKRSFKYAWVLDKLKAERERGITIDIALWKFETTRYYCTVIDAPGHRDFIKNMITGTSQADCAVLIIDSTTGGFEAGISKDGQTREHALLAFTLGVKQMICCCNKMDATTPKYSKARYDEIVKEVSSYLKKVGYNPDKIPFVPISGFEGDNMIERSTNLDWYKGPTLLDALDQIQEPKRPSDKPLRLPLQDVYKIGGIGTVPVGRVETGVIKPGMVVTFGPTGLSTEVKSVEMHHEALLEALPGDNVGFNVKNVAVKDLKRGFVASNSKDDPAREAANFTSQVIIMNHPGQIGNGYAPVLDCHTCHIAVKFAEILTKIDRRSGKELEKEPKFLKNGDAGMIKMIPTKPMVVETFSAYPPLGRFAVRDMRQTVAVGVIKSVEKKDPSGAKVTKSAAKKGAK; encoded by the exons ATGGGTAAAGAGAAGACTCACATCAACATCGTGGTCATTGGCCATGTGGACTCTGGAAAGTCAACCACCACTGGCCACTTGATCTACAAGCTTGGAGGTATTGACAAGCGTGTCATTGAGAGGTTCGAGAAGGAAGCTGCTGAGATGAACAAGAGGTCATTCAAGTATGCCTGGGTGCTCGACAAGCTCAAGGCTGAGCGCGAGCGTGGTATCACCATTGATATTGCCCTGTGGAAGTTTGAGACCACCAGGTACTACTGCACTGTCATTGATGCCCCTGGACATCGTGACTTTATCAAGAACATGATTACTGGGACTTCCCAGGCTGACTGTGCCGTGCTTATCATTGATTCCACCACTGGTGGTTTCGAAGCTGGTATCTCCAAGGATGGCCAGACCCGTGAGCACGCTCTTCTTGCTTTTACCCTCGGTGTGAAGCAAATGATATGCTGTTGTAACaag ATGGATGCCACCACTCCAAAATACTCCAAGGCAAGGTATGATGAAATTGTCAAGGAAGTGTCCTCCTACTTGAAGAAGGTTGGTTACAACCCTGACAAGATTCCCTTTGTCCCAATCTCTGGATTTGAGGGTGACAACATGATTGAGAGGTCCACCAACCTTGACTGGTACAAGGGCCCAACACTCCTGGATGCCCTTGACCAGATCCAGGAGCCCAAGAGGCCCTCAGACAAGCCCCTCCGTCTCCCACTTCAGGATGTGTACAAGATTGGTGGTATCGGAACTGTCCCAGTGGGTCGTGTTGAAACTGGTGTCATCAAGCCCGGCATGGTTGTCACATTCGGTCCAACTGGACTGAGTACTGAAGTGAAGTCTGTTGAGATGCACCACGAGGCTCTCCTAGAGGCTCTTCCTGGTGACAATGTCGGGTTCAATGTTAAGAATGTAGCTGTTAAGGATCTGAAGCGTGGTTTTGTGGCCTCAAACTCCAAGGACGATCCTGCGAGGGAAGCTGCCAACTTCACCTCCCAGGTTATCATCATGAACCATCCTGGACAGATCGGAAACGGTTACGCTCCAGTCCTTGACTGCCACACCTGTCACATTGCTGTGAAGTTTGCTGAGATCCTCACCAAGATTGACAGGCGGTCTGGTAAGGAACTGGAGAAGGAGCCCAAGTTCCTGAAGAACGGTGATGCTGGTATGATCAAGATGATTCCCACCAAGCCCATGGTGGTGGAGACTTTCTCAGCGTATCCTCCACTTGGTCGTTTTGCTGTGAGGGACATGCGCCAGACCGTTGCTGTGGGAGTTATCAAGAGCGTGGAGAAGAAGGATCCCTCTGGTGCTAAGGTGACCAAATCTGCTGCCAAGAAGGGTGCCAAGTGA
- the LOC18109220 gene encoding elongation factor 1-alpha isoform X5 translates to MGKEKSHINIVVIGHVDSGKSTTTGHLIYKLGGIDKRVIERFEKEAAEMNKRSFKYAWVLDKLKAERERGITIDIALWKFETTRYYCTVIDAPGHRDFIKNMITGTSQADCAVLIIDSTTGGFEAGISKDGQTREHALLAFTLGVKQMICCCNKMDATTPKYSKARYDEIVKEVSSYLKKVGYNPDKIPFVPISGFEGDNMIERSTNLDWYKGPTLLDALDQIQEPKRPSDKPLRLPLQDVYKIGGIGTVPVGRVETGVIKPGMVVTFGPTGLSTEVKSVEMHHEALLEALPGDNVGFNVKNVAVKDLKRGFVASNSKDDPAREAANFTSQVIIMNHPGQIGNGYAPVLDCHTCHIAVKFAEILTKIDRRSGKELEKEPKFLKNGDAGMIKMIPTKPMVVETFSAYPPLGRFAVRDMRQTVAVGVIKSVEKKDPSGAKVTKSAAKKGAK, encoded by the exons GTATTGACAAGCGTGTCATTGAGAGGTTCGAGAAGGAAGCTGCTGAGATGAACAAGAGGTCATTCAAGTATGCCTGGGTGCTCGACAAGCTCAAGGCTGAGCGCGAGCGTGGTATCACCATTGATATTGCCCTGTGGAAGTTTGAGACCACCAGGTACTACTGCACTGTCATTGATGCCCCTGGACATCGTGACTTTATCAAGAACATGATTACTGGGACTTCCCAGGCTGACTGTGCCGTGCTTATCATTGATTCCACCACTGGTGGTTTCGAAGCTGGTATCTCCAAGGATGGCCAGACCCGTGAGCACGCTCTTCTTGCTTTTACCCTCGGTGTGAAGCAAATGATATGCTGTTGTAACaag ATGGATGCCACCACTCCAAAATACTCCAAGGCAAGGTATGATGAAATTGTCAAGGAAGTGTCCTCCTACTTGAAGAAGGTTGGTTACAACCCTGACAAGATTCCCTTTGTCCCAATCTCTGGATTTGAGGGTGACAACATGATTGAGAGGTCCACCAACCTTGACTGGTACAAGGGCCCAACACTCCTGGATGCCCTTGACCAGATCCAGGAGCCCAAGAGGCCCTCAGACAAGCCCCTCCGTCTCCCACTTCAGGATGTGTACAAGATTGGTGGTATCGGAACTGTCCCAGTGGGTCGTGTTGAAACTGGTGTCATCAAGCCCGGCATGGTTGTCACATTCGGTCCAACTGGACTGAGTACTGAAGTGAAGTCTGTTGAGATGCACCACGAGGCTCTCCTAGAGGCTCTTCCTGGTGACAATGTCGGGTTCAATGTTAAGAATGTAGCTGTTAAGGATCTGAAGCGTGGTTTTGTGGCCTCAAACTCCAAGGACGATCCTGCGAGGGAAGCTGCCAACTTCACCTCCCAGGTTATCATCATGAACCATCCTGGACAGATCGGAAACGGTTACGCTCCAGTCCTTGACTGCCACACCTGTCACATTGCTGTGAAGTTTGCTGAGATCCTCACCAAGATTGACAGGCGGTCTGGTAAGGAACTGGAGAAGGAGCCCAAGTTCCTGAAGAACGGTGATGCTGGTATGATCAAGATGATTCCCACCAAGCCCATGGTGGTGGAGACTTTCTCAGCGTATCCTCCACTTGGTCGTTTTGCTGTGAGGGACATGCGCCAGACCGTTGCTGTGGGAGTTATCAAGAGCGTGGAGAAGAAGGATCCCTCTGGTGCTAAGGTGACCAAATCTGCTGCCAAGAAGGGTGCCAAGTGA
- the LOC7489637 gene encoding uncharacterized protein LOC7489637 — protein MARGAALLHLLRSQSKQLSTIRNFHSGYHPCRFGTWPHDQCAKLNFNHASLTATQKRWASRATTTKDDNKISIGPRRGKEAGEDEKETGVVYYGPITSTIKKVKMLSLSTCCLSVSLGPVVTFMTSQDTNVILKGAVASSVIFFSASTTAALHWFVSPYIHKLRWQPGSDSFEVEMMSWLATYIPKTIKFADIRLPETNRPFVTFKANGNFYFVDSEHCHNKALLNRLTPQKSAHESAFKNL, from the exons ATGGCGAGAGGAGCGGCTCTTCTTCATTTGCTTCGATCTCAAAGCAAACAGCTCTCAACCATCAGAAACTTCCACTCAG gcTATCATCCTTGTCGGTTTGGCACATGGCCACACGATCAGTGTGCCAAACTCAACTTCAACCATGCCAGTCTCACTGCTACTCAGAAAAGATGGGCATCTCGAGCTACAACAACAAAAGATGACAATAAGATCAGCATTGGACCACGCCGAGGGAAGGAAGCAGgagaagatgaaaaagaaaCTGGGGTGGTGTATTATGGTCCAATCACATCCACCATCAAGAAAGTAAAAATGCTCTCTCTTTCAACATGCTGTCTGTCTGTATCCTTGGGTCCGGTTGTAACTTTTATGACATCTCAAGATACAAATGTCATCCTGAAGGGGGCAGTTGCATCTTCTGTTATATTCTTCAGTGCTTCAACCACTGCTGCTCTGCACTGGTTTGTTAGCCCCTACATTCACAAGCTTAGATGGCAGCCCGGCTCAGATAGTTTTGAAGTGGAGATGATGTCCTGGTTAGCAACCTACATTCCAAAGACTATCAAATTTGCTGATATCCGGCTTCCAGAAACCAACAGGCCCTTTGTGACTTTTAAGGCGAACGGAAATTTCTACTTCGTTGATTCAGAGCACTGTCATAACAAGGCATTGTTGAATAGACTAACCCCACAGAAATCAGCTCACGAGTctgctttcaaaaatttgtgA